A genomic region of Friedmanniella luteola contains the following coding sequences:
- a CDS encoding mechanosensitive ion channel family protein: protein MPTWFPDTAAEVAAFVPLRIAFLLLVAVVARVVVHRLVDRAVRQSVGRAPVTRFKAAQVLFEAPDAVPQRRDARIGALGSLAKSLVTFVVILVTGLTVLTELGYQITTLVAGASVAGVAVAFGVQNIIKDLISGVFMLIEDQLGVGDWVDLEKASGTVEAIGLRVTSLRDDDGTVWYVRNGEVLRVGNYSQGGAGRPPVVEEPATPAP from the coding sequence ATGCCCACCTGGTTCCCCGACACCGCGGCCGAGGTCGCCGCCTTCGTCCCGCTGCGGATCGCGTTCCTGCTCCTGGTGGCGGTGGTCGCGCGGGTGGTGGTGCACCGGCTGGTCGACCGCGCCGTCCGGCAGTCCGTGGGCCGGGCCCCCGTCACCCGGTTCAAGGCGGCCCAGGTGCTGTTCGAGGCGCCGGACGCGGTGCCCCAGCGCCGGGACGCGCGGATCGGCGCGCTGGGCAGCCTGGCCAAGAGCCTCGTGACCTTCGTGGTCATCCTCGTCACGGGGCTGACCGTGCTGACCGAGCTGGGCTACCAGATCACGACGCTGGTGGCCGGCGCGTCGGTGGCCGGCGTGGCCGTGGCGTTCGGGGTGCAGAACATCATCAAGGACCTGATCTCCGGCGTGTTCATGCTGATCGAGGACCAGCTGGGCGTCGGCGACTGGGTCGACCTGGAGAAGGCCTCGGGCACGGTCGAGGCGATCGGGCTGCGGGTGACCTCGCTCCGCGACGACGACGGCACCGTCTGGTACGTGCGCAACGGCGAGGTGCTCCGGGTGGGCAACTACTCCCAGGGCGGTGCCGGCCGGCCGCCGGTGGTCGAGGAGCCGGCCACCCCTGCGCCCTGA
- a CDS encoding OsmC family peroxiredoxin → MATVRTAEAHWEGSLMEGQGEVELVTSGVGSFEVNWASRANESDGRTSPEELIAAAHSTCFSMALSHGLAQAGNAPTSIDTTADVTFQAGEGITGIKLTVKGVVPGLTPLQFEEAAQDAKKNCPVSQALTGTTITLEASLVEA, encoded by the coding sequence ATGGCTACCGTCCGCACCGCAGAGGCCCACTGGGAAGGCTCGCTGATGGAGGGTCAGGGCGAGGTCGAGCTCGTCACCTCCGGCGTCGGCAGCTTCGAGGTCAACTGGGCCTCGCGCGCCAACGAGTCCGACGGCCGCACCAGCCCCGAGGAGCTCATCGCCGCCGCCCACTCCACCTGCTTCTCGATGGCCCTCTCGCACGGCCTCGCGCAGGCCGGGAACGCGCCGACCTCCATCGACACCACCGCCGACGTGACCTTCCAGGCCGGCGAGGGGATCACCGGGATCAAGCTGACGGTCAAGGGCGTCGTCCCCGGCCTCACGCCGCTCCAGTTCGAGGAGGCGGCCCAGGACGCCAAGAAGAACTGCCCGGTCTCGCAGGCGCTCACCGGCACCACCATCACCCTCGAGGCCAGCCTCGTCGAGGCCTGA
- a CDS encoding globin codes for MTESAPPLQTFYDAVGGHETFVALVKRFYEGVAGDPPLRALYPEDDLGPAETRFRMFLEQYWGGPTTYSEQRGHPRLRMRHMPFEVTLDMRDRWLRHMRDAVDSLDHLTPAQSQELWSYLERAAYSMVNRMDGPAGAARGLQL; via the coding sequence ATGACCGAGTCAGCACCGCCCCTGCAGACCTTCTACGACGCCGTCGGCGGGCACGAGACGTTCGTGGCCCTCGTCAAGCGCTTCTACGAGGGCGTCGCCGGCGACCCACCGCTGCGGGCGCTGTACCCCGAGGACGACCTCGGCCCGGCCGAGACCCGCTTCCGGATGTTCCTGGAGCAGTACTGGGGCGGCCCGACCACCTACAGCGAGCAGCGCGGCCACCCCCGGCTGCGGATGCGGCACATGCCGTTCGAGGTCACCCTCGACATGCGCGACCGCTGGCTGCGGCACATGCGGGACGCGGTCGACTCCCTCGACCACCTCACGCCGGCCCAGTCCCAGGAGCTCTGGAGCTACCTGGAGCGGGCGGCGTACTCGATGGTCAACCGGATGGACGGCCCCGCCGGCGCGGCCCGCGGCCTGCAGCTGTAG
- a CDS encoding NAD(P)-dependent alcohol dehydrogenase, protein MTTTSAPSDQTRSLLLREHEVAVEPAPVPEPGPHQVLIEVAAVGICGSDVHYYEHGRIADFVVEAPLVLGHEASGTIRALGAEVTDRTVGQRVAMEPQETCGRCTQCLAGRYNLCPQVQFFATPPVHGAFAQYVVLDSSRAHPVPDEISDEAAALIEPLSVAVWAARKARIEPGDRVLVTGAGPVGLLCADVARARGASWVGVSDTNDTRLEVARQRGANQVANVASAPLDQQVEPVDVILECSGATPAVQAAFGVAAPAARIVLIGMGAPDMQLPVATIQIKELEVTGVFRYANCYPAAIGLAASGLVDLDGLVTGKFGLEQVEAALTASRTDPHSLKPVVYPGTARF, encoded by the coding sequence ATGACCACCACCTCGGCGCCGAGCGACCAGACCCGATCCCTGCTGCTGCGTGAGCACGAGGTCGCCGTGGAGCCGGCGCCCGTGCCGGAGCCCGGGCCCCACCAGGTGCTGATCGAGGTCGCCGCCGTCGGCATCTGCGGTTCCGACGTGCACTACTACGAGCACGGCCGGATCGCCGACTTCGTCGTCGAGGCGCCGCTGGTCCTGGGCCACGAGGCGTCCGGCACGATCCGCGCGCTGGGGGCCGAGGTCACCGACCGGACGGTCGGCCAGCGGGTGGCCATGGAGCCGCAGGAGACCTGCGGCCGCTGCACCCAGTGCCTGGCGGGCCGCTACAACCTCTGCCCGCAGGTCCAGTTCTTCGCGACCCCGCCCGTCCACGGAGCCTTCGCCCAGTACGTCGTCCTCGACTCCTCGCGCGCCCACCCCGTGCCGGACGAGATCAGCGACGAGGCCGCGGCGCTGATCGAGCCCCTCTCGGTGGCCGTCTGGGCGGCTCGCAAGGCCCGCATCGAGCCGGGGGACCGGGTGCTCGTCACCGGGGCCGGACCGGTCGGCCTGCTCTGCGCCGACGTGGCCCGGGCCCGGGGTGCGTCCTGGGTGGGGGTCAGCGACACCAACGACACGCGGCTCGAGGTCGCCCGGCAGCGCGGCGCGAACCAGGTGGCCAACGTCGCCTCCGCCCCGCTGGACCAGCAGGTCGAGCCGGTCGACGTCATCCTCGAGTGCAGCGGCGCGACGCCGGCGGTGCAGGCGGCCTTCGGCGTCGCCGCCCCGGCCGCGCGGATCGTGCTGATCGGGATGGGGGCGCCGGACATGCAGCTGCCGGTGGCCACCATCCAGATCAAGGAGCTCGAGGTGACCGGCGTCTTCCGCTACGCCAACTGCTACCCGGCCGCCATCGGGCTCGCGGCCAGCGGTCTCGTCGACCTCGACGGGCTGGTCACCGGCAAGTTCGGGCTGGAGCAGGTGGAGGCGGCGCTGACGGCGTCCCGGACCGACCCGCACAGCTTGAAGCCGGTCGTCTACCCGGGGACCGCCCGCTTCTGA
- a CDS encoding acyl-CoA thioesterase, which produces MTRHRYRSPIRWGDLDAQGHVNNAAFLDHLQEARVDWLLAGPPEMAHLLQAGVLVVSHQVEYLAPVGYGEEPLLVELWADTVGASRFTIAYDVWDGEVLAARARTAATPFDLAGGGLRRLDPGERAALQAVLEPPVPLRPLTRSAVVEPASHYPLLVRWSDLDSYGHVNNVKYFDYVQEARIVLMHATLDWQPEDVWVVARQDLEYRRSMDLQPEPYDVVTSVSAVGTRSFTLAVEIRNSRDGGLHATARTVVVGERPLTPAQRAALARWAAVGVAPHH; this is translated from the coding sequence GTGACCCGGCACCGCTACCGCAGCCCGATCCGCTGGGGCGACCTGGACGCGCAGGGGCACGTCAACAACGCCGCCTTCCTCGACCACCTCCAGGAGGCGCGGGTCGACTGGCTGCTGGCCGGCCCGCCCGAGATGGCCCACCTGCTGCAGGCCGGGGTGCTGGTCGTCAGCCACCAGGTGGAGTACCTCGCGCCGGTCGGCTACGGCGAGGAGCCGCTGCTGGTCGAGCTCTGGGCCGACACCGTCGGCGCGAGCCGCTTCACCATCGCCTACGACGTCTGGGACGGCGAGGTGCTGGCCGCGCGTGCCCGCACCGCGGCCACCCCCTTCGACCTGGCCGGCGGCGGGCTGCGGCGGCTGGACCCGGGGGAGCGCGCCGCCCTCCAGGCGGTGCTGGAGCCGCCGGTGCCGCTCCGCCCCCTGACCCGTTCGGCCGTCGTCGAGCCGGCGTCGCACTACCCGCTGCTCGTGCGCTGGTCCGACCTCGACTCCTACGGCCACGTCAACAACGTCAAGTACTTCGACTACGTCCAGGAGGCGCGGATCGTCCTGATGCACGCCACCCTCGACTGGCAGCCGGAGGACGTCTGGGTGGTGGCGCGGCAGGACCTGGAGTATCGCCGGTCGATGGACCTGCAGCCGGAGCCGTACGACGTCGTCACCTCGGTGAGCGCCGTGGGGACCCGCTCGTTCACCCTGGCCGTCGAGATCCGGAACTCGCGCGACGGCGGGCTGCACGCGACCGCCCGCACGGTCGTGGTGGGGGAGCGGCCGCTCACCCCGGCGCAGCGGGCGGCGCTGGCCCGCTGGGCGGCCGTCGGCGTGGCACCGCACCACTAG
- a CDS encoding SGNH/GDSL hydrolase family protein, whose protein sequence is MPLPASHPTRRTRPLRAVVATVALALAGSAVVAAPAQAAPPRAVALGDSFASGEGLAPYRAGTDTATNRCHRSPLAYPELLDEGRRPAVRRIRSVACSGAVTGDVVADLRPGDGVPAQVTALSRRTRTVTLTVGGNDVGFASVLGACTYTPVPELQAVVPGRPGCRELLDGRVAAATAGLAGAAPTGPGRLSLAQVLVEVQRRAPRAQVYVTGYPRLFGLTGFDTYGCRVGSVQAGAVQAPLYVSGADVRWIRSKADGLNAALRTGVEQARHRGVRATFVDVADAFTSHNVCGSGARWLNGVLLTSTTPLQPDPATFHPNARGQQAYATAVAAAIRGHRPRT, encoded by the coding sequence GTGCCGCTGCCCGCATCCCACCCCACCCGCCGCACCCGCCCGCTCCGGGCCGTCGTCGCGACCGTCGCCCTGGCCCTGGCCGGCTCGGCCGTGGTGGCCGCACCGGCCCAGGCCGCCCCACCGAGGGCCGTCGCCCTGGGGGACTCCTTCGCCTCGGGCGAGGGTCTGGCCCCCTACCGGGCCGGCACCGACACCGCCACCAACCGCTGCCACCGCTCGCCGCTGGCCTACCCAGAGCTGCTCGACGAGGGCCGGCGCCCCGCCGTCCGGAGGATCCGCTCGGTCGCCTGCTCGGGGGCGGTGACCGGCGACGTGGTCGCCGACCTGCGTCCGGGCGACGGCGTGCCGGCCCAGGTCACCGCGCTCAGCCGGCGCACCCGGACGGTGACCCTGACCGTCGGCGGCAACGACGTCGGCTTCGCCTCGGTGCTGGGGGCGTGCACCTACACCCCGGTCCCCGAGCTCCAGGCCGTGGTCCCGGGCCGTCCCGGGTGCCGTGAGCTGCTGGACGGCCGGGTCGCCGCGGCGACCGCCGGGCTGGCCGGCGCCGCCCCGACCGGGCCCGGCCGGCTGAGCCTGGCTCAGGTGCTCGTCGAGGTCCAGCGCAGGGCGCCGCGGGCGCAGGTGTACGTGACGGGCTACCCCCGGCTGTTCGGGCTCACCGGCTTCGACACCTACGGCTGCCGGGTGGGCTCGGTGCAGGCCGGGGCGGTGCAGGCCCCGCTGTACGTGAGCGGCGCGGACGTCCGCTGGATCCGGTCGAAGGCCGACGGCCTGAACGCCGCCCTGCGGACCGGGGTCGAGCAGGCCCGCCACCGCGGCGTGCGGGCCACCTTCGTCGACGTCGCCGACGCCTTCACCAGCCACAACGTCTGCGGCTCCGGCGCCCGCTGGCTCAACGGGGTGCTGCTCACGTCGACGACGCCGCTGCAGCCGGACCCGGCCACGTTCCACCCCAACGCCCGCGGCCAGCAGGCCTACGCCACCGCCGTGGCCGCGGCCATCAGGGGGCACCGGCCGCGCACCTGA
- a CDS encoding helix-turn-helix transcriptional regulator, producing the protein MDRDGLADFLRRRRETLRPGDVGLPEGARRRAPGLRREEVAGLAGMSTDYYARLEQRRGPQPSGQLLAALARALRLTLDERDHLVRLAGENAPARVRRGEHVSPALLRVLDRLEDTPALVLSDLADTLVQNRMAAALLGDHSRHTGLARSGYHRWFTDPDERRLYPEADHAHQSRLQAAGLRAALSRGGPDRRAAELVRRLLATSPEFAEVWERHEVSVRFDDHKTLVHPELGELELDCQALFTENQAQVLLVLTAANGTPTHDKLQLLSVIGSQSFA; encoded by the coding sequence GTGGACCGGGACGGGCTGGCGGACTTCCTGCGACGTCGGCGCGAGACGTTGCGGCCCGGCGACGTGGGCCTCCCCGAGGGCGCGCGGCGGCGGGCGCCGGGGCTGCGGCGCGAGGAGGTCGCCGGGCTGGCGGGGATGTCGACCGACTACTACGCCCGCCTGGAGCAGCGCCGCGGTCCGCAGCCGTCGGGTCAGCTGCTCGCGGCGCTGGCCCGGGCGCTGCGGCTCACGCTCGACGAGCGCGACCACCTCGTCCGGCTCGCCGGGGAGAACGCGCCCGCGCGGGTGCGCCGCGGCGAGCACGTCAGCCCGGCGCTGCTGAGGGTGCTCGACCGGCTGGAGGACACCCCCGCCCTGGTGCTCTCCGACCTCGCGGACACCCTGGTGCAGAACCGGATGGCCGCGGCCCTGCTGGGCGACCACAGCCGCCACACCGGCCTGGCGCGGAGCGGCTACCACCGCTGGTTCACCGACCCGGACGAACGGCGGCTCTACCCCGAGGCCGACCACGCGCACCAGAGCCGCCTCCAGGCGGCCGGGCTGCGGGCCGCCCTCAGCCGCGGGGGGCCGGACCGGCGGGCCGCCGAGCTGGTGCGCCGGCTGCTGGCGACCAGCCCGGAGTTCGCCGAGGTCTGGGAGCGCCACGAGGTGTCGGTCCGCTTCGACGACCACAAGACGCTGGTGCACCCCGAGCTCGGGGAGCTCGAGCTCGACTGCCAGGCGCTGTTCACCGAGAACCAGGCCCAGGTGCTGCTGGTCCTCACCGCCGCGAACGGGACGCCCACCCACGACAAGCTGCAGCTGCTCTCGGTGATCGGCTCGCAGTCCTTCGCCTGA
- a CDS encoding SDR family oxidoreductase, which produces MRTTGNTLFIPGATSGIGLGLARRFADAGNTVVVGGRRRAQLDAVVAEDPRLAAVEIDVTDPASVASAAAEVTRRFPAVDGLVIMAGIMQTEDLTSPDFLATAERTVATNLLGPLRLLSHFVPVLSRQPTATVMTVSSGLAFVPLPGTPTYSATKAAVHSLTESLRVQLAGTGVAVVELVPPAVQTGLMDRLAEDPTAMPLEAFLDEVMAILADQPDVEQVLVERVKPLRFAEVDGHYPAVLARLSGR; this is translated from the coding sequence ATGCGCACCACCGGCAACACCCTGTTCATCCCCGGCGCCACCTCCGGCATCGGCCTCGGCCTCGCCCGGCGCTTCGCCGACGCGGGCAACACCGTGGTCGTCGGGGGCCGGCGGCGCGCCCAGCTCGACGCCGTGGTGGCCGAGGACCCGCGGCTGGCCGCCGTCGAGATCGACGTCACCGACCCGGCGTCGGTGGCCAGCGCCGCCGCCGAGGTGACCAGGCGGTTCCCGGCGGTCGACGGCCTGGTCATCATGGCCGGGATCATGCAGACCGAGGACCTGACCTCACCCGACTTCCTGGCCACCGCCGAGCGGACCGTGGCCACCAACCTGCTCGGCCCGCTCCGGCTGCTCAGCCACTTCGTGCCCGTGCTCAGCCGGCAGCCGACGGCCACGGTGATGACCGTCTCCTCCGGCCTGGCCTTCGTGCCCCTGCCCGGGACGCCCACCTACAGCGCGACCAAGGCGGCCGTGCACTCCCTCACCGAGAGCCTGCGCGTCCAGCTGGCCGGGACCGGCGTCGCCGTCGTCGAGCTGGTGCCGCCCGCGGTGCAGACGGGCCTGATGGACCGGCTCGCCGAGGACCCGACCGCCATGCCGCTCGAGGCGTTCCTCGACGAGGTGATGGCGATCCTGGCCGACCAGCCGGACGTCGAGCAGGTGCTGGTCGAGCGCGTGAAGCCGTTGCGCTTCGCGGAGGTCGACGGCCACTACCCGGCGGTGCTCGCCCGGCTCAGCGGCCGCTGA
- a CDS encoding glycosyltransferase, protein MSTSGPEPSRRWSGDWSRPVVPQRPVVDVLVPTFDRPAELAVTLAGLAAQDDPPFRVTISDQSDDGSAHHAPAVEAMVRVLRAQGREVRVVQHLPRRGLAEHRQFLLDSSAAEQVLFLDDDVWLEPGTLARLSDALERLGCGFVGTAPMGLSFLDDRRPHQQTPFEPWEGPVQPERLRDDSPEIARASLHGAANLVHVAERVPVPREGWLPYKIAWIGACTLFRRSALVESGGFDFWHLLPPAHAGEDVAAQWRVMERRGAAGLLPSGAVHLEAPTTVPDRTVEARSVIFTEAGGS, encoded by the coding sequence ATGTCGACCTCAGGACCCGAGCCGTCCCGGCGCTGGTCGGGCGACTGGTCGCGTCCGGTCGTGCCGCAGCGCCCGGTCGTCGACGTGCTCGTGCCGACGTTCGACCGGCCGGCCGAGCTCGCCGTGACGCTCGCCGGCCTGGCGGCGCAGGACGACCCGCCCTTCCGGGTGACGATCAGCGACCAGTCCGACGACGGCTCCGCGCACCACGCCCCGGCCGTGGAGGCCATGGTCCGCGTGCTGCGCGCGCAGGGCCGCGAGGTGCGGGTGGTCCAGCACCTCCCCCGCCGGGGGCTGGCCGAGCACCGCCAGTTCCTGCTGGACTCCTCCGCCGCCGAGCAGGTGCTGTTCCTCGACGACGACGTGTGGCTGGAGCCCGGCACGCTGGCCCGGCTGTCCGACGCGCTGGAGCGGCTCGGCTGCGGCTTCGTCGGCACCGCGCCGATGGGCCTCAGCTTCCTCGACGACCGGCGACCGCACCAGCAGACCCCGTTCGAGCCCTGGGAGGGCCCCGTGCAGCCCGAGCGGCTGCGCGACGACAGCCCCGAGATCGCCCGGGCCTCGCTGCACGGCGCCGCCAACCTCGTGCACGTGGCCGAGCGCGTCCCGGTGCCCCGGGAGGGCTGGCTGCCCTACAAGATCGCCTGGATCGGGGCCTGCACGCTGTTCCGCCGCTCGGCCCTGGTGGAGTCGGGCGGCTTCGACTTCTGGCACCTCCTGCCCCCCGCGCACGCCGGGGAGGACGTCGCCGCGCAGTGGCGGGTGATGGAGCGCCGGGGCGCGGCCGGTCTGCTGCCCAGCGGGGCGGTGCACCTGGAAGCCCCGACGACGGTGCCCGACCGCACCGTCGAGGCGCGCTCGGTCATCTTCACCGAGGCGGGCGGGTCCTAG